In one window of Paraflavitalea soli DNA:
- the murB gene encoding UDP-N-acetylmuramate dehydrogenase has product MQIQQNISLLPYNTMGIDVKARSFASFSSAEDLLQLMEARGASAPTLILGGGSNILFTKDYDGWVLKNEVKGMQVVAEDDHYVYVKAGAGENWHGFVEYCLHRNLAGVENLSLIPGNVGASPMQNIGAYGVEIKDVFQELEAFHLHDKKMQVFSLNDCDFGYRESVFKRRFRDQFVILSVTYRLHKTPTFHTSYGAIEQELERMQVQQLTIQAISQAVINIRRSKLPDPKDIGNTGSFFKNPSVPAAFFQTLQATFPGIVGYTNADGTVKLAAGWLIEQCGWKGVRRGDAGCHARQALVLVNYGHATGKEIYDLSEDILQSVQSTFGVTLEREVNIV; this is encoded by the coding sequence ATGCAGATCCAGCAAAATATTTCCCTCCTGCCTTACAATACGATGGGTATTGATGTGAAGGCCCGGTCATTCGCTTCTTTTAGTAGTGCTGAAGATTTGTTACAGTTGATGGAAGCGCGGGGTGCTTCAGCGCCAACGCTGATCCTGGGCGGCGGCAGCAATATCCTTTTCACCAAGGATTATGACGGATGGGTATTGAAGAATGAAGTAAAGGGCATGCAGGTAGTGGCGGAAGATGATCACTATGTGTATGTGAAAGCAGGGGCAGGAGAGAACTGGCATGGCTTTGTAGAATATTGCCTCCACAGAAACCTGGCTGGTGTAGAGAACCTTTCACTCATTCCTGGTAATGTAGGCGCCAGCCCCATGCAGAATATCGGCGCTTATGGGGTAGAGATCAAAGATGTGTTCCAGGAGCTGGAAGCTTTTCATTTGCACGATAAAAAGATGCAGGTGTTCAGCCTCAATGATTGCGACTTCGGCTATCGGGAGAGTGTATTCAAACGCCGCTTCCGCGATCAGTTTGTGATCCTCAGTGTTACCTACCGGCTTCATAAGACCCCCACCTTCCATACCTCCTATGGAGCTATTGAACAGGAACTGGAACGCATGCAGGTGCAGCAGCTAACCATACAAGCCATTTCGCAGGCGGTGATCAATATCCGCCGCTCCAAATTGCCCGATCCCAAGGATATTGGCAATACGGGCAGCTTCTTTAAAAACCCTTCGGTGCCAGCGGCATTCTTTCAAACATTGCAGGCGACATTTCCGGGGATCGTTGGTTATACCAATGCCGATGGTACGGTAAAGCTGGCAGCTGGCTGGCTTATTGAACAATGTGGATGGAAAGGCGTACGCAGGGGAGATGCCGGATGCCATGCCAGGCAGGCATTGGTGTTGGTCAATTATGGCCATGCCACGGGAAAAGAGATCTATGACCTCAGTGAAGATATACTCCAAAGCGTACAGTCTACCTTTGGCGTAACGCTGGAACGGGAAGTGAATATTGTTTGA
- the priA gene encoding replication restart helicase PriA, which yields MFAEVIIPLALPKNYTWAVPEHLLEQVKPGVRVEVGLKQTKRYAGVVKRIHDERPEFFEAKDILNVLDAEPIVYPEQLKLWEWIARYYMCSEGEVMAAALPSHFKLSSETQLVFNEEYGENFDQLDHDEYLVGEALLLKKELKIGEVQQLLDSSHVYPVIKRLIDKKVCFVWEALKETYTPKKETFVLLNPVYDNEDELAKLLNEDKKLQRAEKQMELLLSYLHLMKTEGEVSKPQLLKKSNATDAQLKGLVDKHILFLEKRHVDRLMYLPRNINIDFTLTPAQQTALEAVQASLVEKPVCLLHGVTSSGKTQVYIKLIEQFVRKGKQVLYLLPEIALTSQIIRRLQRHFGGYIGIYHSKFNQNERLEIWNKVKNGELKIVLGARSSLFLPFSDLGLIVGDEEHDASYKQQDPAPRYHARDGAVYYASLFNARVLLGSATPSVESYYNAQTQKYGFVTLNERFGGVQLPIINIIDTKKILRPDRDKVIISPELQAAIENTLQKNKQVILFQNRRGYSPYQICQACGWIPQCKYCDVSLTFHKNTNKLHCHYCGTVYPPVYTCMACGSDRFLTRNFGTEKIEEQLEEMFPKYRIARMDVDSVKGKTAHDSLIQQFEQQKLDMLVGTQMVVKGLDFEHVELVGILDADSLLSFADFRVNERAFQLMEQVSGRAGRKDTQGHVMIQVSNTRHPVLGYVQQHDYHSFYLHEIEGRKQFAYPPFSRCILLTFKHYVKDVADAAANSVAASLKTAFGNYLVGPAEPVVNRIRNQYLMELLIKLPREAQIIQHCKQQIQEQIAILHNHQYFKKVVVIVDVDTM from the coding sequence TTGTTTGCAGAAGTGATCATCCCGCTGGCTTTACCTAAGAACTATACCTGGGCAGTACCTGAGCATTTGCTGGAGCAGGTAAAGCCGGGCGTGCGTGTGGAAGTAGGTTTAAAGCAAACCAAAAGGTATGCAGGGGTTGTAAAGAGGATACATGATGAAAGGCCGGAATTCTTTGAAGCCAAGGATATCCTCAATGTGTTGGATGCAGAGCCCATTGTTTACCCCGAACAACTGAAACTGTGGGAATGGATCGCCCGGTATTATATGTGCAGTGAAGGAGAGGTAATGGCCGCAGCACTCCCTTCGCACTTCAAATTGAGCAGCGAAACGCAGCTGGTATTCAATGAAGAGTACGGCGAGAATTTCGACCAGCTCGACCATGATGAATACCTGGTAGGAGAGGCGCTCCTGTTGAAGAAAGAGCTGAAGATAGGAGAGGTGCAGCAGTTGCTGGACTCCTCGCATGTATACCCCGTCATCAAAAGGCTGATCGATAAAAAGGTTTGTTTTGTATGGGAGGCCCTGAAAGAAACCTATACGCCCAAGAAAGAGACCTTTGTATTGTTGAATCCTGTTTACGACAATGAGGATGAACTGGCAAAACTGTTGAATGAGGACAAGAAACTACAGCGGGCGGAAAAGCAAATGGAGCTATTGCTCAGTTACCTGCACCTCATGAAAACAGAAGGCGAGGTGTCCAAACCGCAGCTTCTCAAAAAAAGCAATGCTACGGATGCCCAATTGAAGGGGCTGGTAGACAAGCATATCCTCTTCCTGGAGAAAAGGCATGTGGACAGGTTGATGTACCTGCCCCGGAATATCAATATCGATTTTACGCTTACACCTGCACAGCAAACAGCACTGGAAGCGGTGCAGGCTTCGCTGGTGGAAAAACCGGTTTGCCTGCTGCACGGCGTTACCTCCAGTGGAAAAACGCAGGTATATATTAAGCTCATAGAGCAATTTGTACGTAAGGGCAAACAGGTGCTTTACCTGTTGCCCGAGATCGCGCTCACCTCCCAGATCATCCGCCGCCTGCAAAGGCATTTCGGTGGTTATATCGGTATCTATCACAGCAAGTTTAACCAGAATGAAAGACTGGAGATCTGGAATAAGGTGAAAAATGGCGAGTTGAAGATCGTGTTGGGCGCCCGTTCTTCTTTGTTCCTTCCGTTCAGCGATCTTGGGTTGATCGTAGGCGATGAAGAGCATGATGCCTCTTACAAGCAGCAGGACCCCGCGCCGCGCTACCACGCGCGTGATGGAGCGGTGTATTATGCCTCACTCTTCAATGCCCGGGTATTATTGGGCAGCGCCACCCCCTCTGTAGAAAGCTATTACAATGCGCAAACCCAAAAGTATGGGTTCGTAACCCTCAATGAACGGTTTGGCGGCGTACAACTGCCCATCATCAATATCATCGATACCAAGAAAATACTCAGGCCCGACAGGGACAAGGTGATCATTTCGCCGGAGCTACAGGCAGCGATTGAAAATACACTGCAAAAGAACAAGCAGGTGATCCTTTTCCAGAATCGCCGGGGCTATTCGCCCTACCAGATATGCCAGGCCTGCGGCTGGATACCACAGTGTAAGTATTGTGATGTGTCGCTTACCTTTCACAAGAACACCAACAAACTCCATTGCCATTATTGTGGTACCGTCTATCCACCGGTGTATACCTGTATGGCCTGTGGCAGCGACCGGTTCCTGACGCGCAATTTCGGCACAGAGAAAATTGAAGAGCAGCTGGAGGAAATGTTTCCCAAATACAGGATCGCGCGCATGGATGTGGACAGTGTAAAGGGGAAAACTGCCCATGACAGTCTCATTCAGCAGTTTGAACAGCAAAAGCTCGATATGCTGGTGGGTACGCAGATGGTGGTGAAAGGACTGGATTTTGAACATGTGGAACTGGTAGGCATCCTCGATGCAGACAGTCTGCTGAGCTTTGCCGATTTCCGGGTCAATGAACGGGCATTCCAGCTAATGGAACAGGTAAGCGGGCGGGCAGGCCGAAAGGATACACAGGGGCATGTAATGATACAGGTGTCCAATACCAGGCACCCGGTGCTGGGGTATGTACAGCAACACGATTACCATTCGTTTTACCTGCATGAAATTGAGGGCAGGAAACAGTTTGCCTATCCGCCTTTCTCCCGCTGCATCCTGCTCACTTTTAAACACTATGTGAAAGATGTGGCCGATGCAGCCGCCAATAGTGTAGCAGCTTCGCTCAAAACAGCCTTCGGCAACTACCTGGTAGGACCGGCGGAACCTGTGGTAAACCGCATACGCAACCAGTACCTCATGGAACTCCTGATCAAACTACCCAGGGAGGCCCAGATCATTCAACATTGCAAACAACAGATACAGGAACAAATCGCCATCCTGCATAATCACCAGTATTTTAAGAAAGTGGTAGTGATCGTGGATGTGGATACGATGTAG
- a CDS encoding lysophospholipid acyltransferase family protein, which yields MKYLFTLLRWIYCIYATLVFIILMLLVVPWVLIASFFGKIKGGNFIYGVCIMWGEIWFFLIGIRHRNLYEVPHDKKEQYIFVANHISYLDAPIIVATLRQPVRVLGKVEMSKIPVFGIIYRNAVVTVDRSSAENRARSVRVLKSVIKKGISIFLFPEGTFNETHQPVKDFYDGAFRIAIETQTPIKPVLFLDAYSRMHYRSIFSLNPGRSRSVFLAPIPVNGMTNKDLPALKQQVYNIMEQKLKEYKASWIE from the coding sequence ATGAAATACCTCTTCACCCTGTTACGGTGGATCTATTGTATCTATGCTACTCTTGTGTTTATCATATTGATGCTCCTGGTAGTGCCCTGGGTGCTGATCGCTTCTTTTTTTGGCAAGATCAAAGGGGGCAATTTTATTTACGGTGTATGTATTATGTGGGGTGAAATATGGTTTTTCCTGATCGGTATCCGGCACCGCAACCTGTACGAAGTGCCGCATGATAAAAAGGAACAATACATTTTTGTCGCCAATCATATTTCCTACCTCGACGCGCCGATCATTGTAGCTACGCTCCGCCAGCCTGTGCGGGTGCTGGGCAAAGTAGAAATGTCTAAAATACCGGTATTTGGTATTATCTACAGGAATGCGGTGGTAACAGTAGACAGGAGCAGTGCCGAGAACCGGGCCCGCAGTGTACGGGTGCTGAAATCGGTGATCAAAAAAGGCATCTCTATCTTCCTATTTCCCGAAGGCACCTTCAATGAAACGCATCAGCCGGTGAAGGATTTCTATGATGGCGCCTTTCGCATCGCTATAGAAACGCAAACACCCATCAAACCTGTCCTTTTCCTCGATGCCTACTCCAGGATGCACTACCGCAGTATATTTTCCCTTAACCCCGGTCGTTCGAGATCGGTATTCCTGGCGCCCATTCCCGTGAATGGCATGACGAACAAAGACCTGCCCGCGCTGAAGCAACAGGTATACAATATCATGGAGCAAAAGTTGAAGGAATACAAAGCTTCCTGGATCGAATAA
- a CDS encoding DUF4258 domain-containing protein produces the protein MKKTRGPVSVALIVLAIAVGIVLNNNRSREKESEKPRQEQESRKDRTDPGPREPGRATDPPSDKPVRENRFDRRVGKLIYTKHARCRMGCRHIDESEVKEILEQGVINERKSEPAGRPDPKYALEGRTHDGQQVRIVFAPTSRGMLVITVIDLDTDWTCDCK, from the coding sequence ATGAAAAAGACGCGGGGCCCTGTTTCGGTCGCTTTAATAGTGCTTGCTATTGCAGTAGGTATCGTATTGAATAACAATCGCTCACGCGAAAAAGAAAGCGAAAAGCCCAGGCAGGAGCAGGAAAGCAGGAAGGACAGGACCGACCCCGGCCCCCGGGAGCCTGGCCGTGCCACCGATCCGCCCAGTGATAAACCCGTACGGGAAAATAGATTCGACCGCCGGGTGGGCAAGCTGATCTATACCAAACATGCCCGCTGCCGGATGGGCTGCCGCCATATCGACGAAAGCGAAGTAAAAGAGATCCTGGAGCAGGGAGTGATCAATGAACGGAAGAGTGAACCCGCCGGCCGGCCTGACCCTAAATATGCTTTAGAAGGCAGAACACACGATGGTCAGCAGGTGCGCATTGTATTTGCTCCCACCAGCCGTGGTATGCTGGTGATCACGGTCATTGACCTGGATACGGACTGGACCTGCGATTGTAAATAG
- the mtaB gene encoding tRNA (N(6)-L-threonylcarbamoyladenosine(37)-C(2))-methylthiotransferase MtaB: MAEKRTVAFHTLGCKLNFSETSSLSRLLENEGFEKTDFENQADVYVINTCSVTDNADKECRHLVRRIQRKSPESLVVITGCYAQLKPKEIAEIPGVDLVLGAAEKFNIAHHIRELAKGDSAKICSCDIETITGFNASYSLNDRTRTFLKVQDGCDYNCSFCTIPMARGKSRSDTITNVLRNVAELATTSVKEIVLTGVNLGDFGKGPDGNKKQEETFFDLIRELDKVQGIERYRISSIEPNLLTNEIIEFVANSNKFMPHFHIPLQSGSNHMLGLMRRRYKRELYADRVRLIKTLMPHCAIGVDVIVGFPGESNDHFKETFDFLHALDVTYLHVFTYSERDNTKALEIEPVVPIHIRNERNKTLRNLSYMKMQYFTQLHAGQTRKVLFERQDKNGIMEGYTDNYIKVTMPYRADYANQVTDCTL; this comes from the coding sequence ATGGCAGAAAAAAGGACAGTAGCATTTCATACACTTGGTTGTAAGCTCAATTTTTCAGAGACCTCCTCGCTTTCCCGGTTACTGGAAAATGAAGGATTTGAGAAGACTGACTTTGAGAATCAGGCAGATGTGTATGTTATCAACACCTGTTCGGTTACGGATAATGCCGATAAGGAGTGCCGTCATCTGGTACGCCGCATTCAGCGCAAATCGCCCGAAAGCCTGGTTGTGATCACCGGCTGCTATGCCCAGTTAAAACCAAAGGAAATAGCCGAAATACCGGGCGTAGACCTGGTACTGGGCGCCGCTGAAAAGTTCAATATAGCCCATCATATCCGCGAACTGGCAAAAGGCGACTCGGCCAAAATATGCAGTTGCGATATTGAGACCATCACGGGATTCAATGCTTCCTATTCTTTAAATGACAGGACCCGCACTTTTCTCAAAGTGCAGGATGGCTGTGATTATAACTGCTCTTTCTGCACCATTCCCATGGCCCGGGGGAAAAGCCGTAGTGATACCATAACCAATGTGTTGCGCAATGTAGCCGAACTGGCCACCACCAGTGTGAAGGAGATCGTTTTAACAGGGGTGAACCTGGGAGATTTTGGAAAGGGTCCGGACGGCAACAAAAAGCAGGAAGAGACCTTTTTCGACCTGATCCGGGAGCTGGACAAGGTACAGGGCATCGAACGCTACCGCATCTCCTCCATAGAACCCAACCTGCTCACCAACGAGATCATTGAATTTGTAGCCAACAGCAACAAGTTCATGCCTCACTTCCATATTCCCCTGCAAAGCGGCAGTAATCATATGCTGGGACTCATGAGAAGGCGATATAAGCGCGAATTGTACGCCGATCGCGTAAGGCTCATCAAAACCCTCATGCCTCATTGTGCCATCGGTGTCGACGTCATTGTAGGCTTCCCCGGCGAGTCAAATGACCATTTCAAAGAAACTTTTGACTTTTTGCACGCGCTTGACGTAACTTATCTCCACGTTTTCACGTATTCAGAGAGGGACAATACCAAAGCATTGGAAATTGAGCCCGTAGTTCCGATCCATATCCGCAATGAAAGAAATAAAACGCTGCGCAACTTGTCCTATATGAAAATGCAGTACTTTACCCAACTGCATGCTGGTCAAACACGTAAAGTGTTATTTGAAAGGCAGGATAAAAATGGTATCATGGAAGGTTATACCGACAACTACATTAAAGTAACCATGCCTTACAGAGCCGACTACGCCAACCAGGTAACAGACTGTACTTTGTAA
- a CDS encoding SanA/YdcF family protein yields the protein MLNKLRIFSLFFLAWFFLHCLWVVQDGMRDFKGQADVAIVLGSTVFKDGSLSPWLQGRVDAALDLYRNHQVKKIFVSGGIGTSDYPEGDGMRHYLLEQGVPDSAIVVDNYGNNSYLTAKNFLTWNQTAQCRSAVVATSFYHITRSKYIVKKMGFSAVEGDCSKYSAIKDWFGLTREFPAFYKYWLVY from the coding sequence ATGTTAAATAAGCTCCGGATCTTTTCCCTTTTCTTCCTCGCCTGGTTCTTTTTACATTGTCTTTGGGTTGTACAGGATGGAATGCGTGACTTTAAAGGTCAGGCTGATGTGGCCATCGTTCTGGGCAGTACGGTTTTTAAGGATGGTAGTTTATCACCCTGGCTGCAGGGGCGGGTAGATGCGGCATTGGATCTCTACCGCAACCACCAGGTGAAGAAAATATTCGTAAGCGGTGGGATTGGCACTTCCGATTATCCTGAAGGCGATGGTATGCGTCATTACCTGCTGGAGCAGGGCGTACCCGATTCGGCGATCGTGGTAGACAATTATGGCAATAACAGCTACCTCACCGCTAAGAATTTCCTGACGTGGAATCAAACGGCACAATGCAGGTCAGCTGTAGTAGCCACCAGTTTCTACCATATTACCCGTTCCAAATACATTGTTAAAAAAATGGGGTTCTCCGCAGTAGAAGGCGACTGTTCTAAATACAGTGCAATAAAAGATTGGTTTGGCCTTACCAGAGAGTTTCCGGCCTTTTATAAATACTGGCTGGTATATTAA
- a CDS encoding DNA-3-methyladenine glycosylase I: MQQAPKRSYCEAVWQMEPGNVHIHYHDYEYGFPIHDDNELFARLVLEINQAGLSWLTILKKKDHFYAAFDNFAIEKVARYTDKKIARLLEDEGIIRNRLKINAAIENAKRIRQIQQEAGSFQQWLQDHHLLTKEEWVKLFKKTFLFTGGEIVHSFLMSIGYLPGAHIPSCPVYKKILKEKPVWATSV; encoded by the coding sequence ATGCAACAGGCGCCCAAAAGAAGTTATTGCGAGGCCGTATGGCAGATGGAGCCCGGCAATGTGCATATTCACTATCATGATTACGAATACGGGTTTCCGATCCATGACGACAATGAATTGTTTGCCAGGTTGGTACTTGAGATCAACCAGGCCGGCCTCAGCTGGCTCACCATCCTGAAAAAGAAGGATCATTTCTACGCAGCCTTTGACAATTTTGCCATCGAAAAAGTGGCCCGGTATACGGATAAAAAGATCGCCCGTCTCCTGGAGGACGAAGGTATTATCCGGAACCGCTTAAAGATCAATGCGGCCATTGAAAATGCCAAACGCATCAGGCAGATACAACAGGAAGCAGGCTCTTTCCAGCAATGGCTGCAGGATCATCACCTGCTCACGAAAGAAGAATGGGTGAAACTCTTTAAAAAGACATTCCTGTTTACCGGCGGCGAGATTGTCCACTCTTTCCTGATGAGCATCGGCTACCTGCCGGGTGCGCATATCCCATCTTGTCCCGTTTATAAGAAAATATTAAAAGAAAAGCCTGTTTGGGCAACCAGCGTATAA
- a CDS encoding hybrid sensor histidine kinase/response regulator: MITSTHPLNILVVEDNPSDYFLFTEYLRLTGLPIRELHHAEKLQEALEIVQDESPDLIFLDLTLPDSEGIHSFARINDQAPHISIIVLSGLSDTQVALNTIVMGAQDYLLKGEFDEKLLAKSIQYSIERKKILQKVVENYERYNTLIKATNDTIWDWDLRTNEILWNEGITNIFGFKPVDVQNTIEWHNQKIHPDDRERVLQKIDQCIHEGKEQWQEEYRYLSAAGTYRFVYDRGYILRNDQRKPYRVIGAMMDITERKKMQEELLRSQIETQKLITQITIQTQEQERREIGRELHDNINQILATAKLCVDMAMNDEDIRKELLHKSYDNISKAINEIRSLSKNLVPPSLGDIGLKEALLEMIENMTVSPELHIRIKANDQHIETLSNNKKLILYRIVQEQMNNIVKHARATHADIELKTSRKKAHLVIKDNGVGFDPRQKAKGIGLNNIVSRVEMQNGNMEIISSNGQGCVLKVDIPL, translated from the coding sequence ATGATCACGTCAACACATCCTTTGAACATATTGGTGGTAGAGGATAATCCCAGTGACTATTTTTTATTCACAGAATACCTTCGGTTAACCGGTTTACCCATCCGTGAATTACACCATGCAGAAAAACTACAAGAGGCACTGGAAATAGTGCAGGATGAAAGCCCCGACCTTATTTTCCTGGATCTTACCCTGCCCGATAGTGAAGGCATCCACTCTTTTGCCCGGATCAATGATCAGGCGCCCCATATCTCCATTATTGTGCTTTCCGGCCTTTCAGATACACAGGTAGCCCTGAATACCATCGTGATGGGCGCACAGGATTACCTGCTGAAAGGGGAATTTGATGAGAAACTCCTGGCCAAATCCATTCAATACAGCATCGAACGCAAGAAGATCCTGCAGAAAGTAGTGGAGAACTATGAGCGGTACAATACCCTGATCAAAGCAACCAATGATACCATCTGGGACTGGGACCTGCGCACCAATGAAATATTGTGGAATGAGGGGATCACCAATATTTTTGGCTTCAAACCCGTAGATGTGCAAAATACCATCGAATGGCACAATCAAAAGATACATCCTGACGACCGGGAACGGGTATTACAGAAAATAGACCAGTGCATCCACGAAGGCAAAGAGCAATGGCAGGAGGAATACCGCTACCTGTCGGCCGCCGGCACCTACCGTTTTGTCTATGACCGGGGATATATCCTGCGCAATGACCAGCGCAAACCTTACCGGGTGATCGGCGCCATGATGGATATTACCGAAAGAAAGAAGATGCAGGAAGAACTGCTGCGCAGCCAGATAGAGACCCAAAAACTGATCACACAGATCACCATCCAAACCCAGGAGCAGGAAAGAAGAGAGATCGGCCGGGAGCTGCATGACAATATCAACCAGATACTGGCCACAGCAAAACTGTGTGTGGACATGGCCATGAATGATGAGGATATCCGCAAGGAACTGCTGCACAAGAGCTATGATAATATATCCAAAGCCATTAATGAAATAAGGTCCTTATCGAAAAACCTGGTGCCGCCCTCCCTGGGCGATATAGGACTGAAGGAAGCCCTGCTGGAAATGATCGAGAACATGACCGTATCACCGGAACTGCATATCCGCATCAAGGCCAATGATCAGCATATAGAGACCCTCTCCAATAATAAAAAGCTGATCCTTTACCGCATTGTACAGGAACAAATGAACAATATTGTAAAGCACGCCCGTGCTACACATGCAGATATTGAACTAAAGACTTCCCGTAAAAAAGCCCACCTCGTGATCAAAGACAATGGGGTTGGATTTGATCCCAGGCAAAAAGCCAAAGGTATTGGCCTGAACAATATTGTGAGCAGGGTTGAAATGCAGAATGGTAATATGGAGATCATCAGCAGCAACGGGCAGGGCTGTGTACTGAAAGTGGATATCCCTCTCTAG
- a CDS encoding response regulator: MKRKLDCVLLIDDDEPTNFLNKMIIEETGCVNEVKVTQSALEALEYLAGKQQGAAGGKPPTPELIFLDINMPAMDGWEFLERYARLSPEQKASIIVVMLTTSFNPEDESKASRIGYISSYRNKPLTQDIIMGILEEHFGWQES; the protein is encoded by the coding sequence ATGAAAAGAAAATTAGATTGTGTGTTGCTCATTGATGACGATGAGCCCACTAATTTCCTCAATAAGATGATCATTGAGGAAACCGGCTGTGTGAACGAGGTAAAAGTAACACAGAGTGCTCTCGAAGCACTGGAATACCTGGCAGGTAAGCAACAGGGGGCTGCTGGCGGTAAGCCGCCTACGCCGGAATTGATATTCCTGGATATCAATATGCCCGCTATGGATGGCTGGGAGTTCCTGGAGCGGTATGCCAGGCTGTCTCCGGAGCAAAAAGCATCGATCATAGTGGTCATGCTTACTACTTCCTTTAATCCCGAAGATGAATCGAAAGCCAGCAGGATCGGCTATATCTCCAGTTACCGCAATAAACCGCTCACCCAGGATATCATTATGGGTATATTAGAAGAGCATTTTGGATGGCAGGAGTCGTAA
- a CDS encoding sensor histidine kinase — MNQVVEFFAGLLDTSDWPPRWHCGKWTEFHGWLYIISDLLVWSAYFAIPFFIIRYISRKHDARFIRLYFLFAGFILACGATHFLDVITFWFPVYRLSALVRAITAIFSWITVFYLIKVLPVAFSLRSSHELEEEVEQRKKAEEKFRNFLERMPDSIIVVNEAGIIQLVNAQTVKMFGYFREEMVGNRIELLMPRRYEKMHPFRRFRFYDTPQATQVAEGFELFALRKDGREFPVEMSLSPMETDEGLMLTASIRDVSEKKQLEKVIRDTNITLERKVRQRTEELERKNKELEQFAYVASHDMQEPLRTTSSFVALLRKQYKGKLDENADKYLDYIVQSSDRMKVLIKDLLDYSRLGREKEKRQVDCNSIVEQVRADLNRVIRESKAEVKAGNLPLLDGFPTELKLLFQNLVSNSIKFRRPGEPPVVEINSQKNNGTWEFSISDNGIGIEAQYLDRIFVIFQRLHNRTDYEGSGIGLAHCKKIVELHGGRIWVKSEPGVGSTFFFTISEMQ; from the coding sequence ATGAACCAGGTTGTTGAATTTTTTGCCGGACTGCTGGATACCTCCGACTGGCCCCCCCGTTGGCATTGTGGAAAATGGACGGAGTTCCATGGATGGTTGTACATTATTAGTGACCTGCTCGTGTGGTCGGCTTATTTTGCTATCCCCTTTTTTATTATCCGGTATATTTCCAGGAAGCATGATGCGCGTTTTATCCGGTTGTATTTCCTGTTTGCAGGCTTCATCCTGGCTTGCGGCGCCACACATTTCCTGGACGTCATCACTTTTTGGTTTCCCGTATACAGGCTCAGTGCATTGGTACGGGCTATCACGGCTATCTTTAGCTGGATCACTGTGTTTTACCTCATCAAAGTATTGCCTGTGGCCTTTTCTTTAAGGTCGTCGCATGAGCTGGAGGAAGAAGTGGAACAACGGAAAAAGGCAGAAGAAAAGTTCAGGAACTTTCTTGAAAGGATGCCCGATAGTATCATTGTGGTCAATGAAGCAGGCATTATCCAACTGGTAAATGCCCAAACGGTAAAAATGTTTGGCTATTTCAGGGAGGAAATGGTGGGTAACCGGATTGAACTGCTGATGCCCCGGCGCTATGAAAAAATGCACCCCTTCCGGCGTTTTCGTTTTTATGACACTCCCCAGGCTACCCAGGTGGCCGAAGGATTTGAGCTCTTTGCCCTGCGAAAGGATGGACGGGAGTTTCCGGTAGAAATGAGTCTTAGTCCCATGGAAACGGATGAAGGGCTGATGCTTACTGCTTCTATCCGGGACGTGTCAGAAAAAAAGCAACTGGAAAAGGTGATCCGTGATACGAATATTACGCTGGAACGGAAAGTACGCCAACGCACAGAGGAATTGGAACGTAAGAATAAAGAGCTGGAGCAGTTTGCCTATGTAGCGTCGCACGATATGCAGGAGCCTTTGCGTACCACTTCGAGCTTTGTAGCCCTGCTGAGGAAGCAATACAAAGGCAAACTGGATGAGAACGCCGATAAGTACCTGGATTACATCGTGCAGTCGTCGGATCGTATGAAGGTGCTCATCAAGGACCTGCTGGACTATTCGAGACTGGGGCGGGAAAAGGAAAAAAGGCAGGTGGATTGCAACAGCATTGTAGAGCAGGTGAGGGCCGACCTCAACCGGGTGATCCGGGAAAGCAAGGCGGAGGTGAAGGCGGGTAATTTGCCGCTGCTCGATGGTTTTCCTACAGAGCTGAAACTGTTGTTCCAGAACCTGGTGAGCAATTCGATCAAATTCCGCCGGCCGGGCGAACCGCCGGTAGTAGAGATCAATTCGCAGAAGAATAATGGTACCTGGGAGTTTTCCATCAGCGACAATGGTATAGGCATAGAAGCGCAATACCTGGATCGCATATTTGTGATCTTTCAGCGTTTACATAACCGTACGGATTATGAAGGATCGGGCATCGGCCTGGCGCATTGTAAAAAGATAGTGGAACTACATGGAGGAAGGATATGGGTGAAGTCTGAGCCCGGCGTAGGGAGCACGTTTTTCTTTACCATTTCTGAAATGCAGTGA